One window from the genome of Lynx canadensis isolate LIC74 chromosome E3, mLynCan4.pri.v2, whole genome shotgun sequence encodes:
- the SRRM2 gene encoding serine/arginine repetitive matrix protein 2 isoform X4, with protein MYNGIGLPTPRGSGTNGYVQRNLSLVRGRRGERPDYKGEEELRRLEAALVKRPNPDILDHERKRRVELRCLELEEMMEEQGYEEQQIQEKVATFRLMLLEKDVNPGGKEETPGQRPAVTETHQLAELNEKKNERLRAAFGISDSYVDGSSFDPQRRAREAKQPAPEPPKPYSLVRESSSSRSPTPKQKKKKKKKDRGRRSESSSPRRERKKSSKKKKHRSESESKKRKHRSPTPKSKRKSKDKKRKRSRSTTPAPKSRRAHRSTSADSASSSDTSRSRSRSAAAKTHTITLTGRSPSPVSGRRGEGDAPSKEQGTTNTGQPSSPEPSTKQPSSPHEDKDKDKEKSAIRPSPSPERSSAGPEPPAPTPLLAEQHGGSPQPLATTTLSQEPVNPPSEASPTRGRSPPKSPEKPPQSSSESCPPSPQPTKVSRHASSSPESPKPAPAPGSRREISSSPASKSRSHGRAKRDKSHSHTPSRRVGRSRSPTTTKRGRSRSRTPTKRGHSRSRSPQWRRSRSAQRWGRSRSPQRRGRSRSPQRPGWSRSRNTQRRGRSRSARRGRSHSRSPAARGRSRSRTPARRARSRSRTPARRRSRSRTPARRRSRSRTPARRGRSRSRTPARRRSRTRSPVRRRSRSRSPARRSGRSRSRTPARRRSRSRTPARRGRSRSRTPARRGRSRSRTPVRRGRSRSRTPARRRSRSRSLVRRGRSHSRTPQRRGRSGSSSERKNKSRASQRRSRSNSSPEMKKSRVSSRRSRSLSSPRSKAKSRLSLRRSLSGSSPCPKQKSRTPPRRSRSGSSQPKAKSRTPPRRSRSGSSPPSNQKSKTPSRQSCSSSSPQPKVKSGTPPRQGSVTSPQANEQSATPQIQSRSESSPDPEVKSMTPSRHSCSGSSPPRVKSSTPPRGSRSGSSSPQPKVKAVMSPVQSHSGSSSPSPSRVTSKTPPRQSRSESPCSKMESRLLQRHSRSRSSSPDTKVKPGTPPRQSHSGSTSPCPKVKPQTPSGHSLCGSKSPCSQEKSKDLPAQSSGSFSLCPGVKSTTPPGEMYFVSSSLQQKGQSQTSPDPRSDTSSPDMKRSHSESPSLQSKSHTPLKGGRSRSSSPITELTPRSPTRPDRSELSSPRLKSGMSPEQSKSQSDSFPYPAMDSKSLLGQSRLEPSESKEKTGLLLQEDITVSSPGPRDKSSPFPVQDKSESSPVLRETPKTPSRERGGVGSSPDTKDQSMSAKPSQDEELMEVEKSEESSNQVLSHLSPELKEMAGGNFESSPEIEERPVSLTLDQSQSQTSLEAEVPAVASTWSGPHFSPEHKELSHSSPRENSFGSPLEFRNSGPVAEMNAGFSPEVKEDLNGSFPNQLETDPFVDMKEQSTRSSRRSSSELSPDAVEKAGMSSNQSVSSPVLDAVPRTPSRERSSSASPELKDGLPRTPSRRSRSGSSPGLRDGSGTPSRHSLSGSSPGMKDIPRTPSRGRSECDSSPEPKALPQTPRPRSRSPSSPELNNKCLTPQRERSGSESSVEQKTMARTPLGQRSRSGSSQELDGKPSASPQERSESDSSPDSKAKTRVPLRERSRSGSSPEVDSKARPSPRRSRSGSSPEVKDKLRVAPRAQSGSDSSPEPKAPALRALPRRSRSGSSSKGRGPSPDGSSSSESSPEHPPKSRTARRSSRSSPEPKTKSRTPPRRRSSRSSPELTRKARLSRRSRSASSSPETRSRTPPRRRRSPSVSSPEPAEKSRSSRRRRSASSPRAKTTSRRGRSPSPKPRGLQRSRSRSRREKTRTTRRRDRSGSSQSTSRRRQRSRSRSRVTRRRRGGSGYHSRSPARQESSRTSSRRRRGRSRTPPASRKRSRSRTSPAPWKRSRSRASPATHRRSRSRTPLVSRRRSRSRTSPVSRRRSRSRTSVTRRRSRSRASPVSRRRSRSRTPPVTRRRSRSRTPTRRRSRSRTPPVTRRRSRSRTPPVTRRRSRSRTSPIARRRSRSRTSPVTRRRSRSRTSPVTRRRSRSRTSPVTRRRSRSRTPPAIRRRSRSRTPLLPRKRSRSRSPLAIRRRSRSRTPRTTRGKRSLTRSPPAIRRRSASGSSSDRSRSATPPATRNHSGSRTPPVALNSSRMSCFSRPSMSPTPLDRCRSPGMLEPLGSSRTPMSVLQQAGGSMMDGPGPRIPDHPRTSVPENHAQSRIALALTAISLGTARPPPSMSAAGLAARMSQVPAPVPLMSLRTAPAASLASRIPAASAAAMNLAGARTPAIPTAVNLADSRTPAAAAAMNLASPRTAVAPSAVNLADPRTPAAPAVNLAGARTPAALAALSLTGSGTPPTAANYPSSSRTAQAAAPANLVGPRSAHATAPVNIASSRTPPAMAPASLTSARMAPALSGANLTSPRVPLTAYERVSGRTSPPLLDRARSRTPPGGPGSRTPPSALSQSRMTSERAPSPASRMVQTSSQCVLPPAQDRPRSPVPSAFSDQSRALLAQTTPVAGSQSLSSGTVAKTTSSAGDHNGMLSGPVPGVSHPEGGETPASTGAQQPSALATLQPAKERRSSSSSSSSSSSSSSSSSSSSSSSSSGSSSSDSEGSSLPAQPEVALKRVPSPTPAPKEAVREGRPPEPTPAKRKRRSSSSSSSSSSSSSSSSSSSSSSSSSSSSSSSSSSSSSSTSSSPSPAKPGPQALPKPASPKKPPPGERRSRSPRKPIDSLRDSRSLSYSPAERRRPSPQPSPRDQQSSSERGSRRGQRGDSRSPGHKRRRETPSPRPVRHRSSRSP; from the exons ATGTACAACGGGATCGGGCTGCCGACGCCCCGGGGCAGCGGCACCAACGGCTACGTCCAGCGCAACCTGTCCCTGGTGCGAGGCCGCCGGGGTGAGCGGCCTGACTACAAGGGAGAGGAGGAACTGCGGCGCCTGGAGGCTGCCCTGGTGAAGCGGCCTAATCCTGACATCCTGGACCACGAGCGCAAGCGGCGCGTGGAGCTGCGATGCCTCGAGCTGGAGGAGATGATGgaagagcaggg GTACGAGGAACAGCAAATTCAGGAAAAAGTGGCTACCTTTCGACTCATGTTGCTGGAGAAGGATGTGAAccctgggggaaaggaagagaccCCAGGGCAGAGGCCAGC GGTAACTGAGACTCACCAGTTGGCAGaactgaatgagaaaaagaatgagcGACTCCGTGCTGCCTTTGGTATCAGTGATTCCTATGTAGATGGCAGCTCTTTTGATCCTCAGCGTCGTGCTCGAGAAGCTAAACAACCAGCTCCAGAGCCTCCCAAACCTTACAG CCTTGTCCGGGAGTCCAGCAGTTCTCGCTCACCAACCCcaaagcaaaagaagaagaaaaagaagaaagatagagGACG CAGGTCAGAGAGCAGCTCTCCTCGACgagagaggaagaagagttcTAAGAAGAAGAAGCACAG GTCAGAATCTGAATCCAAAAAACGGAAGCATAG GTCTCCCACTCCAAAGAGCAAACGTAAATCTAAGGACAAGAAGCGGAAGCG GTCTCGTAGTACAACACCAGCCCCCAAGAGCCGCCGGGCCCACCGTTCAACGTCTGCTGACTCTGCTTCCTCTTCTGATACTTCCCGCAGTCG GTCTCGAAGTGCAGCAGCAAAGACCCATACAATTACCTTGACTGGGCGAAGTCCTTCCCCTGTTTCAGGGCGTCGAGGGGAGGGAGATGCACCTTCTAAGGAACAAGGTACCACCAACACAGGGCAGCCTAGCAGCCCAGAGCCCTCTACAAAGCAGCCTAGCAGTCCTCACGaggacaaagacaaagacaaggaG AAATCTGCAATTCGACCTAGCCCCTCTCCGGAAAGGAGCAGCGCAGGCCCAGAACCACCTGCTCCCACTCCGCTCCTTGCTGAGCAACATGGCGGCTCCCCACAACCCCTTGCAACAACCACCTTAAGTCAGGAGCCAGTGAACCCCCCATCTGAGGCTTCCCCAACCCGGGGCCGTTCACCACCTAAGTCTCCTGAGAAACCTCCCCAGTCGTCTTCAGAGAGCTGCCCACCATCCCCTCAACCTACCAAAGTTTCTCGACATGCCAGCTCTTCCCCTGAAAGTCCTAAACCTGCACCAGCTCCTGGGTCCCGCCGAGAGATTTCTTCTTCTCCCGCATCCAAGAGTCGCTCACATGGCCGAGCAAAGCGGGATAAGTCACATTCTCATACCCCTTCTCGAAGAGTGGGGAGGTCCCGTAGCCCTACCACCACTAAGAGGGGGCGATCTCGGTCTCGAACCCCTACCAAAAGAGGTCATTCTAGGTCCCGGTCCCCTCAGTGGCGTAGGTCCCGGTCTGCACAGAGGTGGGGACGGTCCAGAAGCCCCCAGCGACGTGGTCGTTCTAGGTCTCCTCAGCGACCAGGCTGGTCTAGAAGCAGAAATACCCAGAGAAGAGGCAGGTCTAGATCAGCAAGGCGAGGCAGGTCTCATTCTAGATCCCCAGCCGCTAGGGGCAGATCTCGTTCTAGAACGCCAGCCCGCCGGGCTAGATCTCGCTCTAGAACACCTGCCAGGCGGAGATCACGATCCAGAACACCTGCCAGGCGTAGGTCCCGCTCTAGAACACCAGCCCGGAGAGGCAGGTCTCGGTCTAGGACACCTGCTAGGCGCAGATCTAGGACCCGATCGCCAGTACGACGGAGGTCTCGTAGCAGATCACCAGCCAGGAGAAGTGGCAGGTCACGCTCTAGAACTCCAGCCAGACGTCGGTCACGCTCTAGAACACCAGCCAGGAGAGGGAGGTCTCGGTCTAGGACACCGGCAAGACGAGGACGATCTCGGTCTAGGACACCCGTGAGACGAGGACGATCTCGGTCTAGGACACCAGCAAGACGAAGATCTCGTAGTAGAAGTCTAGTTAGACGAGGAAGATCTCATTCTAGAACACCACAAAGAAGAGGCAGGTCTGGTTCGTCATCAGAGCGGAAGAACAAATCCAGAGCATCACAGAGGAGGAGCAGGTCCAACTCAAGCCCAGAAATGAAAAAATCTCGAGTTTCTTCGAGACGGAGCAGGTCTCTCTCTTCACCGCGGTCCAAAGCAAAATCTCGCTTGTCTTTGAGGCGAAGCCTTTCAGGATCCTCTCCGTGTCCTAAACAAAAGTCTCGGACACCACCAAGGCGCAGTCGCTCGGGATCATCCCAGCCGAAAGCTAAATCTAGAACACCACCAAGGCGAAGTCGTTCTGGTTCTTCTCCTCCTTCTAACCAGAAATCTAAAACACCTTCAAGACAGAGTTGTTCCAGTTCATCTCCTCAACCTAAAGTGAAGTCTGGAACACCACCAAGGCAAGGGTCTGTAACAAGTCCCCAGGCAAATGAACAATCTGCCACACCACAAATACAGAGCCGTTCAGAATCATCACCTGACCCTGAGGTGAAATCTATGACCCCTTCAAGACATAGCTGCTCTGGGTCCTCTCCTCCTAGAGTGAAATCTAGCACCCCTCCAAGAGGGAGCCGCTCTGGATCGTCATCTCCACAACCCAAAGTAAAGGCAGTAATGTCGCCAGTCCAAAGTCATTCTGGCTCCTCTTCTCCAAGTCCTAGTAGGGTAACCTCTAAAACACCGCCAAGGCAAAGCAGATCAGAGTCTCCTTGCTCCAAGATGGAATCTAGATTGTTGCAAAGACACAGCCGTTCTAGGTCCTCTTCACCAGATACCAAAGTGAAACCTGGAACACCACCAAGACAAAGTCACTCAGGGTCTACTTCACCATGCCCTAAAGTTAAGCCCCAAACTCCATCAGGGCACAGTCTTTGTGGATCTAAGTCCCCATGTTCCCAAGAGAAGTCTAAAGACTTACCAGCACAAAGTTCtggatccttctctctctgtccaggAGTAAAGTCTACCACACCACCAGGAGAAATGTATTTTGTCTCCTCTTCTCTGCAACAGAAAGGACAATCACAGACTTCACCAGACCCTAGATCTGATACTTCAAGTCCAGACATGAAACGGAGTCACTCTGAGTCTCCGTCTCTGCAGAGCAAATCTCACACACCTCTTAAGGGTGGCCGGTCCAGGTCCTCATCTCCAATCACTGAACTGACCCCCAGATCTCCAACGAGACCAGACAGAAGTGAATTGTCAAGCCCTAGGCTAAAATCTGGAATGTCTCCTGAGCAGAGCAAGTCTCAGTCTGACTCTTTCCCATATCCTGCCATGGACTCTAAATCTCTTTTGGGGCAGAGTAGATTGGAGCCTTCTGagtcaaaagagaaaacaggcttACTCCTTCAGGAAGATATTACTGTGTCATCTCCTGGACCAAGAGACAAATCTAGTCCTTTCCCAGTGCAGGATAAATCTGAGTCCTCACCAGTACTCAGAGAGACACCTAAAACCCCATCAAGGGAAAGAGGTGGTGTTGGGTCATCCCCAGATACAAAAGACCAAAGTATGTCAGCTAAGCCAAGCCAAGATGAGGAATTAATGGAGGTCGAGAAATCTGAAGAATCCTCAAACCAGGTCCTCTCTCATTTGTCTCCAGAACTTAAAGAAATGGCTGGAGGTAATTTTGAATCCTCACCTGAAATAGAAGAAAGACCTGTGTCTTTGACTCTTGACCAAAGCCAGTCACAGACTTCTTTGGAAGCAGAAGTCCCTGCAGTGGCCTCAACTTGGAGTGGGCCACATTTTTCTCCAGAGCATAAAGAGCTGTCTCATTCGTCCCCGAGGGAGAATAGCTTTGGATCACCTTTAGAATTTAGAAACTCAGGCCCTGTTGCAGAAATGAATGCTGGATTTTCTCCTGAGGTTAAAGAAGATTTGAATGGATCTTTTCCTAATCAGCTGGAGACAGATCCATTTGTAGACATGAAAGAACAATCTACAAGGTCCTCCAGACGCAGCAGTTCTGAGTTATCACCAGATGCAGTGGAAAAAGCAGGAATGTCTTCAAATCAGAGTGTTTCTTCACCAGTGCTCGATGCTGTACCCAGAACACCATCGAGGGAAAGAAGTAGCTCTGCATCTCCTGAACTGAAAGACGGTTTACCCAGAACCCCCTCAAGGAGAAGCAGGTCTGGGTCTTCTCCAGGACTTAGAGATGGGTCTGGGACTCCCTCGAGGCACAGCTTATCTGGGTCCTCTCCTGGAATGAAAGATATACCTAGAACACCGTCTAGGGGGAGAAGTGAATGTGATTCTTCTCCAGAACCAAAAGCTTTGCCCCAGACTCCTAGGCCAAGGAGTCGTTCTCCATCATCTCCAGAGCTCAACAACAAGTGTCTTACCCCCCAGAGAGAACGAAGTGGGTCAGAGTCGTCAgttgaacagaagaccatggctaGGACTCCTCTTGGACAGAGAAGTCGATCTGGGTCTTCTCAAGAACTTGATGGGAAGCCCAGTGCATCCCCTCAAGAAAGAAGTGAATCAGACTCTTCTCCAGATTCCAAAGCTAAGACACGAGTACCACTTAGAGAAAGGAGTCGGTCTGGGTCGTCTCCAGAGGTTGATAGCAAAGCCCGGCCTTCTCCTCGCCGTAGTAGGTCTGGCTCATCCCCTGAAGTTAAAGATAAGCTGAGAGTGGCACCCAGGGCACAGAGCGGTTCTGATTCTTCTCCTGAACCCAAGGCTCCTGCCCTTCGAGCTCTTCCCAGACGAAGCAGGTCAGGTTCATCAAGCAAAGGCAGAGGCCCTTCTCCTGACGGAAGCAGCAGTTCAGAGTCCTCTCCAGAACACCCACCCAAATCCAGAACTGCTAGAAGAAGCTCTAGGTCATCACCAGAGCCCAAGACCAAGTCCCGCACTCCACCTCGCCGTCGCAGCTCTAGATCGTCTCCTGAGCTGACTAGGAAGGCCAGGCTGTCTCGTAGAAGCCGCTCTGCATCGTCCTCACCAGAGACCCGTTCTAGAACCCCCCCGAGACGTCGAAGAAGTCCTTCAGTGTCTTCCCCAGAGCCAGCTGAAAAGTCAAGATCCTCACGCCGGCGGCGCTCAGCTTCATCCCCCCGTGCTAAGACAACTTCAAGGAGAGGCCGTTCTCCTTCACCAAAGCCTCGTGGGCTTCAGAGATCCCGTTCCCGctcaaggagagagaaaaccagaaCAACTCGACGTCGAGATAGGTCTGGATCTTCTCAGTCAACTTCGCGGAGAAGACAGCGGAGCCGGTCGAGGTCTCGGGTCACTCGTCGGCGGAGGGGAGGCTCTGGTTACCACTCAAGGTCACCTGCCCGGCAGGAGAGTTCCCGAACTTCTTCCCGACGCCGAAGAGGCCGGTCTCGGACACCCCCAGCCAGTCGGAAGCGGTCCCGCTCTCGTACATCACCAGCTCCATGGAAACGCTCACGGTCTCGGGCCTCTCCAGCCACTCACCGGCGGTCCAGGTCCAGAACACCTTTGGTCAGTCGCCGTAGGTCCAGGTCTCGAACTTCACCAGTCAGTCGGAGACGATCAAGGTCCAGGACATCGGTGACTCGACGAAGGTCTCGATCCAGAGCATCGCCAGTGAGTCGAAGGCGATCCAGGTCTAGAACGCCACCAGTAACCCGCCGTCGTTCAAGATCCAGAACCCCAACACGCCGGCGCTCCCGTTCTAGAACTCCACCGGTGACTCGAAGAAGGTCCAGATCTAGGACTCCACCAGTGACCAGGAGGCGATCTCGAAGCAGAACTTCCCCTATCGCTCGCAGGAGATCGAGATCCAGAACGTCTCCAGTCACCCGTAGGAGATCTCGATCTCGCACATCTCCTGTAACTCGAAGGAGGTCCCGCTCTCGAACCTCTCCGGTGACACGCCGCCGATCTCGGTCCCGAACGCCTCCTGCTATTCGGCGTCGCTCTAGATCTCGGACCCCATTGTTGCCACGCAAGCGTTCTCGAAGTCGCTCTCCCCTTGCTATCCGTCGCCGTTCCAGATCCCGTACTCCACGAACAACTCGGGGCAAACGGTCCTTAACGAGATCTCCTCCCGCCATCCGAAGACGTTCTGCATCTGGAAGTAGTTCTGATCGTTCACGTTCTGCTACTCCTCCGGCAACGAGAAATCATTCTGGTTCTCGGACCCCTCCAGTAGCGCTCAATAGCTCCAGAATGAGCTGTTTCAGTCGTCCTAGCATGTCACCAACTCCTCTGGACCGCTGTCGATCACCTGGAATGCTGGAACCCCTTGGCAGCTCTAGAACACCTATGTCTGTCCTGCAACAAGCCGGTGGCTCCATGATGGATGGTCCAGGTCCCCGAATTCCTGATCACCCGAGAACATCTGTGCCAGAAAATCACGCACAGTCTAGAATCGCACTTGCCCTGACAGCCATCAGTCTTGGCACTGCTCGGCCACCTCCATCCATGTCTGCTGCTGGCCTTGCTGCAAGAATGTCCCAAGTCCCAGCTCCAGTGCCTCTCATGAGTCTCAGAACGGCCCCAGCTGCCAGTCTTGCCAGCAGGATTCCTGCAGCTTCTGCAGCAGCGATGAATCTGGCCGGTGCCAGGACACCTGCCATACCAACAGCAGTGAACCTGGCTGACTCCAGAACGCCAGCTGCGGCGGCAGCCATGAACTTGGCCAGCCCCAGAACAGCAGTGGCACCTTCTGCTGTGAACCTCGCTGACCCTCGCacccctgcagccccagctgtGAATCTAGCAGGAGCCAGAACCCCGGCTGCCTTGGCAGCTCTGAGTCTCACCGGCTCTGGCACTCCCCCGACCGCTGCAAACTATCCCTCCAGCTCCAGAACAGCCCAGGCTGCAGCCCCTGCAAACCTGGTGGGTCCTAGATCTGCACATGCTACAGCTCCTGTGAATATTGCCAGCTCCAGAACCCCTCCAGCCATGGCACCTGCAAGCCTCACCAGTGCTAGAATGGCTCCAGCCTTGTCTGGTGCAAACCTTACCagcccccgggtgcccctcacTGCTTACGAACGTGTTAGCGGTAGAACCTCACCGCCACTTCTTGACCGAGCCAGATCCAGAACCCCACCAGGAGGCCCAGGCTCCAGAACCCCACCATCTGCCCTCAGCCAGTCTAGAATGACCTCTGAGCGGGCTCCCTCTCCTGCTTCTAGAATGGTCCAGACTTCCTCCCAGTGTGTTCTTCCTCCAGCTCAGGATCGACCTAGGTCCCCTGTGCCATCTGCTTTTTCTGACCAGTCCCGAGCTTTGCTTGCCCAGACCACCCCTGTAGCAGGGTCTCAGTCCCTCTCCTCTGGGACGGTGGCAAAGACCACGTCCTCTGCTGGTGACCACAACGGCATGCTCTCTGGTCCTGTCCCTGGGGTGTCCCACCCTGAGGGTGGGGAAACACCGGCCTCCACGGGGGCCCAGCAGCCTTCTGCATTGGCCACCCTGCAGCCGGCAAAGGAGCGGCGgagttcctcctcctcctcctcatccagctcctcctcttcatcctcgTCAtcgtcctcttcctcctcctcttcctccggTTCCAGTTCTAGCGACTCGGAGGGCTCTAGCCTTCCTGCTCAACCTGAGGTAGCGCTGAAGAG ggtccccagccccaccccagcccccaaggAGGCTGTTCGAGAGGGACGTCCTCCGGAGCCGACCCCGGCCAAGCGGAAGAGGCGCTCCAGTAGCTCCAgttccagctcctcctcctcctcttcctcctcctcttcctcttcctcctcctcttcttcctcctcctcctcctcctcttcttcctcctcctcttcctcctctactTCTTCATCCCCCTCCCCCGCTAAGCCTGGCCCTCAGGCCTTGCCCAAACCTGCAAGCCCCAAGAAGCCACCCCCCGGCGAGCGGAG